Proteins found in one Candidatus Margulisiibacteriota bacterium genomic segment:
- a CDS encoding cyclase family protein: MSKYLCLSHILNQQTPSYGDKDCLTINVNSSIKNGDSANTSTWHFSNNHIGTHIDVPFHFCENGRKTHEYPIQDFVFNNVVLIDIACNSGSLISNDSFINGLNHNPEVDLLLIRTGFEQYRGTKRYWEENPGLSPDLAKFFRLNFPKLRCVGFDFISLSSWQHRAVGRESHREFLCPSNKQKEILIIEDMSLKHINTGIIRAIVAPLFVADGNGGAVTVFAEI, translated from the coding sequence ATGAGTAAATACCTCTGTCTATCACATATCTTGAATCAACAAACTCCATCATATGGAGATAAAGATTGTTTAACAATAAATGTTAATTCATCCATAAAAAACGGTGATTCTGCAAATACATCTACTTGGCATTTTTCAAATAATCACATAGGCACCCACATTGATGTACCATTTCATTTTTGTGAAAACGGCAGGAAAACACATGAATATCCAATTCAGGATTTTGTGTTTAATAATGTAGTATTGATAGATATTGCTTGTAATTCTGGTTCATTAATAAGTAACGATTCTTTTATTAATGGACTTAACCATAATCCTGAGGTTGATTTGTTGTTAATCAGAACAGGCTTTGAGCAATATAGGGGGACTAAGAGGTATTGGGAAGAAAACCCGGGTTTAAGTCCTGATTTGGCAAAGTTTTTCCGTCTGAATTTTCCAAAATTAAGATGTGTTGGATTTGATTTTATATCTTTATCTTCATGGCAACACAGGGCAGTTGGGAGAGAGAGTCACAGAGAATTCTTATGTCCATCAAATAAGCAAAAAGAAATACTAATCATTGAAGACATGTCACTTAAACATATTAACACCGGAATTATAAGAGCAATTGTTGCTCCACTTTTTGTTGCAGATGGTAATGGAGGTGCTGTAACAGTATTTGCTGAAATATAA
- a CDS encoding aldolase/citrate lyase family protein, with protein sequence MKNTSLKKKLQNKELTIGSWITIGHPAIPEILANAGFEWLVIDIEHTTIDFSMVQSLITSIQSKGMAALVRVSKNEEVVIKRVLDAGADGIIVPMVCNVQDARNAVSYAKYPPEGTRGVGLARAQNYGFGFNSYKQWIKKHLVVIAQIEHYEGINNLNEIIETEGIDGTIIGPYDLSGSLGFPGEYDKENVKDLLEKFKQICKTKKISMGFHVINPQIKKLKEKIDEGYNFLAFSTDFLFMGENAKNEMDKINK encoded by the coding sequence ATGAAAAATACAAGTTTAAAAAAGAAGCTACAAAATAAAGAACTGACAATTGGTTCCTGGATAACTATTGGTCATCCTGCTATTCCTGAAATACTTGCAAATGCAGGTTTTGAATGGTTAGTGATAGATATTGAACACACTACTATAGATTTTTCTATGGTTCAATCTTTAATTACTTCAATACAATCTAAAGGCATGGCTGCTTTGGTACGAGTGAGTAAAAATGAAGAAGTTGTTATCAAAAGGGTACTGGATGCTGGTGCCGATGGAATTATTGTTCCTATGGTTTGTAACGTTCAGGATGCAAGAAATGCAGTCTCATATGCAAAATATCCACCAGAAGGAACTAGAGGTGTTGGTCTCGCCCGAGCCCAAAATTATGGCTTTGGATTTAATTCATATAAACAGTGGATTAAAAAGCATCTTGTTGTAATTGCACAAATTGAGCACTATGAAGGAATAAATAATCTAAATGAGATAATTGAAACTGAAGGTATTGATGGGACAATAATTGGTCCATATGACCTCTCCGGATCTTTAGGTTTTCCTGGTGAATATGACAAAGAAAATGTAAAAGATTTATTAGAAAAGTTTAAACAGATATGTAAAACCAAGAAAATATCTATGGGGTTTCATGTAATTAATCCGCAAATTAAAAAGTTAAAAGAAAAGATTGATGAAGGATATAATTTCTTAGCATTTAGCACTGATTTTTTATTTATGGGAGAAAACGCGAAAAACGAAATGGATAAAATAAATAAATAA
- a CDS encoding acylneuraminate cytidylyltransferase family protein, translating to MLIPKIKALVPMKGHSERVPNKNIRPLAGKPAFHWIMETLSKSKYIDEIIINTDSDEIAESAQKNFKVTILKRPDFLLGDMVSIQPLIEYDLCQTTGEYYLQTHSTNPLLTTETIDKGIETFFSQKEHDALFSVTVVKTRFYWPDGTGINHDPKHLIRTQDLEPIYEENSCFYIFSKETNKKIKNRLGSNPLMFPIDRLEAADIDDIEDFYWAEFLLHRKMKNE from the coding sequence GCTCTTGTCCCTATGAAAGGACACTCAGAAAGGGTTCCAAATAAAAATATTCGTCCACTTGCAGGCAAACCAGCATTTCATTGGATAATGGAAACCTTATCTAAAAGTAAATATATTGATGAAATAATTATCAATACGGACTCAGATGAAATTGCTGAAAGTGCGCAAAAGAATTTCAAAGTTACGATATTAAAAAGACCGGATTTTTTGTTGGGTGATATGGTTAGTATTCAACCTTTGATAGAATACGATCTTTGTCAAACAACCGGGGAGTATTATCTTCAAACCCACAGCACAAACCCCTTATTAACAACTGAAACAATAGACAAGGGCATTGAAACATTTTTCAGCCAAAAAGAGCATGATGCTCTTTTTTCTGTTACAGTAGTCAAAACACGTTTTTATTGGCCTGATGGAACAGGAATTAATCATGATCCAAAACATTTAATCAGAACACAAGATTTGGAACCTATTTATGAGGAGAACTCATGTTTCTATATATTTTCAAAAGAAACAAATAAAAAAATAAAAAACAGATTAGGATCAAACCCACTTATGTTCCCAATTGATAGATTAGAGGCTGCTGATATTGATGATATTGAAGACTTCTACTGGGCTGAATTTCTATTACATCGAAAAATGAAAAATGAGTAA
- a CDS encoding DUF115 domain-containing protein, with product MNSITINFRRYLSAIKKMSFERLYNLLKRRLYNIPNIIAWHFPFGFSKKNKQKLAAFKDLHKGERCFIIANGPSLKHIDFDLLKNEYTIGMNRIYLLEKEKGFLPTYLATIDEKCQLRQFAEDFNELKIPVFYNWNQRNLFDKKVNQHFVKVGFSISFPKDISKHQTGNGASVTFTCIQLAFFMGFSKVYIIGKDHSYDTNLKSGKAVVSDGKEDNHFIKGYYKKGMVWDAPSYDVEEYAYQLSKKVYEKNNREIYDATIGGKLQVFDKVDFYSLFNTNK from the coding sequence ATGAATAGTATCACAATTAATTTTAGAAGATATTTAAGTGCCATAAAAAAGATGTCATTTGAACGTTTATATAATTTGTTAAAACGAAGATTATATAATATCCCCAATATAATAGCTTGGCACTTTCCTTTTGGTTTCTCAAAAAAAAATAAACAAAAATTAGCTGCATTTAAGGATTTACATAAAGGAGAAAGATGTTTTATCATTGCTAACGGTCCAAGTTTAAAACACATTGATTTTGATTTGTTGAAAAATGAATATACAATTGGAATGAACAGAATTTATTTACTTGAAAAAGAGAAAGGATTTCTTCCGACCTATTTAGCTACTATTGATGAAAAATGTCAATTACGACAATTCGCGGAAGATTTTAATGAACTTAAAATCCCTGTTTTCTACAATTGGAATCAAAGAAACTTATTTGATAAAAAAGTTAATCAGCATTTTGTTAAAGTCGGTTTTAGTATAAGTTTTCCTAAAGACATATCAAAGCATCAAACTGGTAATGGTGCGTCTGTCACGTTTACGTGTATTCAGCTCGCATTTTTCATGGGATTCTCAAAGGTCTATATTATTGGCAAAGACCACAGTTATGATACAAATTTAAAATCAGGAAAAGCTGTAGTTAGCGATGGGAAAGAGGATAATCATTTTATAAAAGGTTATTATAAAAAAGGTATGGTGTGGGATGCACCATCATATGATGTTGAAGAGTATGCATATCAATTATCAAAAAAGGTATATGAAAAAAATAACAGGGAAATTTATGATGCTACAATAGGAGGTAAATTACAGG